The Arachis hypogaea cultivar Tifrunner chromosome 16, arahy.Tifrunner.gnm2.J5K5, whole genome shotgun sequence genome contains a region encoding:
- the LOC140180253 gene encoding uncharacterized protein, translating to MIRIKTLNGKHTCGRNYSGRLASSSWISKKIANNISRGEEMKLATVIQTIQDKYMANIFVGKAYWARRKAREEVHGRAIQQYAKLRDYCAEILRANSGSSLSILVDRPSLTHQPRFMRMYLCLDAVKKGFLAGCRPIIDVDGCHLKGDHGQQLLVAVGRDPNDNYFPIVVAAVEAETKDSWGWFLEMLLNDIGKSRKWVFMTDQQKV from the exons ATGATAAG GATCAAGACTTTGAATGGAAAGCATACTTGTGGAAGGAACTATAGCGGAAGACTTGCATCAAGTAGTTGGATCTCAAAGaagattgccaacaacatcagtagAGGCGAGGAAATGAAGCTTGCGACAGTTATTCAGACCATCCAAGACAAATATATGGCCAATATCTTTGTTGGTAAGGCTTACTGGGCAAGGAGGAAGGCAAGAGAAGAGGTACATGGGCGGGCAATCCAACAGTATGCTAAGCTAAGGGATTACTGTGCAGAGATACTTAGGGCAAATTCAGGATCTAGTTTGAGCATATTGGTTGATAGGCCTTCTCTTACGCACCAGCCCCGATTTATGAGAATGTATTTGTGCCTTGATGCAGTCAAGAAAGGCTTCTTGGCGGGTTGTAGACCTATTATTGACGTGGATGGTTGTCACTTGAAGGGCGACCATGGACAGCAGCTGCTAGTTGCTGTTGGCAGAGATCCGAATGACAATTACTTTCCGATTGTCGTGGCTGCAGTAGAGGCAGAGACTAAGGACAGCTGGGGGTGGTTCCTGGAGATGCTGTTAAATGACATTGGAAAATCAAGAAAGTGGGTTTTCATGACTGACCAACAAAAGGTATAA